ACAGCAATAATGTGGCTCCTATCGAAAGAAAGGGGAACTAGACCTTGAGTAAAGTGCTCATATTAGAAGATGAAGAATCTATCCGCAGTTTTATCGTAATTAATCTGAAACGAAACGGCTTTGACGTCCTGGAGACTGGGGATGGCAACGAAGCCCTTCGTTTGCTGCAAACGACGCCAGATATCGATATCGCCTTGCTTGATGTCATGGTACCAGGGATTGACGGATTTGAAGTTTGCCGCAGAATTCGGGAAACGAACGAGCGGATCGGTATTATTTTCCTGACGGCAAAAGTTCAGGAGCAGGATAAAGTGTATGCCCTCTCCGTTGGTGCCGATGACCACGTAAGCAAACCGTTCAGTCCGACGGAGTTAATCGCCAGGCTGCAATCTTTACTGCGGAGGGTGAATGTCCAGCGTGCGGGAACCGCCAAGGTATCGTTTCAATCAGGTCCCTTTACGCTGGATCTGATCTCCAAGCAGTTTAAGAAGAACGGGCAGCCGGTGGAGCTGACGCCAACAGAATTTTCGCTGGTGCAGTTTTTCCTGGAGAAAGAAAACACGCCGCTTAGTCGTGATGTGCTGCTCGATCATGTATGGGGCAAAGAATATATGGGTGACCCCAAAATCGTGGACGTGAACATTCGGAGATTACGCCAAAAAATCGAAGGCAATCCTTCCGAGCCGGAATACCTCCAGACGGTATGGGGACACGGCTATAAATGGAAGGGTCAGGGACAATGATCATCAAAAAAGGCATTCGGCGGCAAATCGTGCTGCACTACTTCCTGGTAGTGTTCATCGCCTTGCTGCTGATTGAGGTTATATTTCTAATCGCTTTACGATCGTATTATTACGATACGGTATACAATCATATTTTGAATCACATTAATACCGCCAACGCCTTTTATCAGCCCTTCCGATTAACCTCGACGGAGAACGCTAACCAGTTGAGCGAGATGGTTCGCCATTTTGAATTGTATACAACGGAGCTTCAAATTTTGAATCCGGGTGGTCAAGTTCTCTCCACATCCACCGGTTTCGAAATAGAGCAGACCATCAAGACCAGTGATGTCACCCAAGCGCTTGCAGGCAATACGGGCCGTTGGATTGGTAAGCAGCAAGGTACGGGGCAGATCGTAATGGCTGTATCTCAAACCGTTTCGAACGGATTTGAGAAAACGTACATTCTTCGCTATGTGACTTCGCTTGAGTTCATTAACGACAAGCTAATGAAAATCACGCTGTTTGCCGTCAGCATCGGTGGGGCCGTGCTAGCGCTCGTGCTTGCCTTCAGCATCGGGCTGGCCAACTCCATCGTAAAGCCGCTCAACAACATTACCACGGTATCGGCGCAGATGGCCAAGGGCAGGTTTAACGTGAGAATCAAAGGCGATTATAAATACGAGCTTGGTGAGCTGTCGTCAACCCTGAACTACATGGCGCAGGAGATTGTACGAAGCAATCAGGTAAAGGATGATTTTGTTTCATCCATTTCGCATGAGCTGCGGACTCCGCTCACAAGCATTAAGGGCTGGAGTGAAACGCTCGACTCCGGTGGCTATGATCCGGAAGAAACGAAGATCGGGATGCAGATTATTTCTAAGGAAACCGATCGTTTGATCGGTCTTGTTGAAGAGTTGCTCGACTTCTCCAAGCTCCAGCAGAATGAGATGAAGCTTGTGAAGGGTATCGTGAATTTACGGGAGCTTCTGCAAGAGATTATGCTCAATCTGTGGACCAAGGCCGAGAAGAAGGGCGTCCAAATCAAACTGGAGACCGATGAAAAGCCGATTATCTATGGGGATGCCAACCGCTTGAAGCAGGTGTTTCTGAACATTGTGGATAATGCGATTAAATTCTCGCATGAGAACGGCGTGATCAACCTGTCCTTCGCTATGGAAGACAAGTTTGTGATCGTGACCGTGGAAGATCATGGTATTGGCATATCGGACGAACATCTGCGGCGGGTAAAGGATCGATTCTTCCAGGTTAATCCGCTTAATGGGGGAACGGGACTGGGCCTTGCGATTACGCAGCAGCTCATTGAGCTCCATGGGGGCACGATGGAGATGGAAAGCGAACTCGGGCACGGAACATCCGTTATCGTCAAGTTGCCGCTGCCTGAAGGGAAAATACCGATGGCCGGCGGATTAGAGAACGGTGAGGATGACGTAGCCGGACCGGCCGTATAAGCTTTGCCGGGTTACCGGCAAAGCTTTTCTCAAGAGAACAGAATTGTTAAGTTTTCAGCGAAGGTACTGTATTCGCAATTATATGTTGTGGGGCAGTGTTTTGGGGTCCCTGCAAAGTATTCGGATGAAGCATCGAGGTATAGGCTCCACTTTGTGGGGTATTGTATTGGGGCTCCCCGCAAAGTATTTGGACTAAGCATCGAAGCATAGTCTCCACTTTGTGGGGCTGTTTTGAAAGGGGGAGTGCGGAATTGGGACACACAGCAGCAACGTTTTCTACTGAGCAAGGTCTGTTTGAATTAAAAGTGGCTGAGGCAGAACAGGCAGGAGTGATGCTGTCGCTTCTCAAGGAAGCGGCAGAGGTGATGGAACAGCAAGGGCGCAAGCAGTGGAGTCCTTCTATCTTCTCCTTCGACTTGATGGAGCAGTACCTGGCGGAGCGTGAAGTGTTTATCCTCTGGCATAAAGATGTCGCCGTCGGCATGTTCACGTTACAGTATGGAGATCCAGCTTATTGGGGAGAGCGGGATGATCCGGCATATGGTTATCTGCATCGGCTGACCGTACGCGCCTCCTATCGGGGACTGGAGCTTGGAACCAAGATGATTTCCTTTGCGGAATCGTATTTGTTATCCATGGGTAAACAGGGTTTCCGACTGGATTGCGTAACTCATCTGCCAACGCTGAATCAATTTTATCAGCGCGAAGGATTTCAGTTCGTGGCTGAGCAGGATATGGGTGGTCGTGTCGTGAATTTATATGAGAAGAGATTTATTTCATAATTTTACAGTTTTAAAAAAACCTAAGTCGCATGCGCTTGAAACACAGTCAGCAGGGCACGATACATGAGAAAAAGCGATCCGTCACGGATCGCTTTTTTGTATAAAAGTCTGAAGAAATTGATCTCTCAGAGGTAATATGTTGTTGAAGAACTCGTTTAGGATGAAGAGACATTAGCCCGCAAGCGTCCTTTTTCGTATACATCCTGAAGCAGTCGGGACGGCTGGGTACGAATGGTTGGCTTCGGAAGTACGGTCTCATAAGGTCCAACAACCACTACGTTGCCGGGAGTTCCTTTTACAATCGCTCCATCCTTGATGATTGCTCCCTCACCGATAATGGCATGCTCGATATGAGCGCCCTTGCCGATTTTGACATTCGGCATGACCACACTGTCTTTAACGATGGAGTATTTGCCGATCTCCGCACCGCAGAATATAACGGAACTCTTGGCTTTTCCTTCGAAGGTGCATTGGTCATGAATCAAGCAGTCGGTGTGTTCCGTATTCCGGTTCCGCGCTGCCGAAAGTTTGGTCTTCCATGCACGGGTATACATGGGCCAATCGGATCTTTCCAGAACAAGCTCGTTTTGGCTAAGCACATCCATATGGGCTTCCCAGAGGCTTTCTACAGTACCCACATCGCGCCAGTAGCCCTGGAAGCGATACGCAAGCAGCGACTCTTCTCCGGACAGCATCTTAGGGATGACATCCTTCCCGAAGTCATGGCTGGAGTTGGGATCAGCCGCATCCTCAATGAGGTGCCGCTTCAGATAGTCCCAACGGAACAAATATATGCCCATCGAGGCGAGGTTGCTTTGCGGTTCTGCCGGCTTTTCGGCAAATTCAATGATATTGAGATTGTCGTCAACGCTCATGACGCCAAACCGGCTGGCGTCTTCCCAAGGCACTTCCATCACGGAGATCGTGGCAGGTGCCTCCTGCTGTATGTGGGCTTCAAGCATTTCGCGGTAATCCATTTGATAAATATGGTCCCCGGATAGAATAAGGACATGTTCGGGATTTTGATCATCGATGTATGGAATGTTTTTATAAATGGCGTCTGCTGTACCCAAGTATCCATCTTGGTGTGTGCTGTTGGATGGAAGCAGAGCGATGCCTTCACGTCCTGTATGTGTTAGTCCCCAGGGTTCACCTTCACCGATATGTTCGTGTAATGATTCTGCCTCATATTGTGTCAGGACTCCAACCGTATCGATTCCGGAGTTCACACAATTGCTGAGAGGAAAATCGATTATACGATAATGTCCGCCAAATGGAACGGCGGGTTTTGCCAGCTTGGACGTAAGGGGAGCTAATCGTTTACCCTCTCCACCGGCCAGAAGCATAGCAATACAGTCTTTTCTCTTCATCACGTTTCCCTCCCAATGTATTTTCACGTTGTACATTACATAAACGACATTCCCGGGGTTTGAAACGATTATATTGAAAAAGTGAAATGAAAATTACAAAATTATTTTTCAGGGACATTTTTTATTTTCAACATGGTTAGAATGGGGTAATAGCACTAATAATATTTGGATTTATAAAGAAAAAGCGGGTGACGATGATTGAACCAAGCAGTTAGGGAAGGAAACATGACTCCGGAACAATTGTATTTATTTCATGAAGGAACCTGGTTTCACAGTTACCAATCCATGGGTGCACACCGTGTTACGGAAGATGGAGTTGAAGGCGTGCGTTTTACGGTTTGGGCTCCGAATGCAAGGCAGGTGGGTCTTGCCGGAGACTGGAACGGCTGGGACGGTTCCCAGGACACGTTATATAGGATACCCGATTCGGGAATTTGGAGTCGGTTTTTCCCTGGGATGAAGACTGGAACTTTTTACAAATATCATATCACGGGACCGTATGGAGAAACGTTCTTGAAGGCCGATCCGTACGCGTTTCACGCCGAAGTTCGACCTGCAACCGCATCGGTTGTGACCGATCTTTCTGGATATCATTGGAACGACGCAACATGGAGAAGAAAGAACAGATCCCCCTACACCAAGCCGATGAACATATATGAGATGCACGTTGGAACCTGGCGGCAAAAAGAGGACGGTTCGTTCTATACATATCGCGAACTGGCGGACCAGCTGATCCCCTACTTGCTGGAGATGAGCTATACCCACGTGGAATTCATGCCCTTGGCTGAGCATCCGTACGACCTTTCATGGGGGTATCAGGGAACCGGATTCTTTGCGCTGACCAGCAGATACGGAAGTCCCCATGATTTCATGTACCTTGTTGATCAGCTGCATCAAGCTGGTATCGGCGTGCTGCTCGACTGGGTGCCCGCACATTTTGCCAAGGATGCCCACGGGCTTCGACTGTTTGACGGGGCGCCTCTTTATGAGTACGCAGATTCGCAAAAAGCAGAGAAACCGGGCTGGGGAACACTGTCTTTCGATTATGCCAAGCCTGAGGTGATTTCATTCCTCATCTCCAATGCCTTATTTTGGATGGATATGTATCATATTGATGGTCTTCGTGTGGACGCTGTGACAAGCATGATCCGGCTCGATTTTGAGAAGCGCGAAGGTCAGTATAAACCTAATGAACATGGTGGCTTGGAAAATCTCGAAGCGATATCCTTTCTGCAGGAATTGAATAAAGCTGTGTTTCGATATTACCCGAATGCCTTGATGATGGCCGAGGAATCCAGCGCATGGGCAGGAGTTACCGCACCTGTGCACGAAGGGGGCCTTGGGTTCAATTACAAGTGGAACATGGGCTGGATGAATGACACGCTGTCCTATGTGGAGCAAGAATTCGATCAGCGGCCTACCCATCATAATTTACTAACATTTCCCATTTGTTATGCCTATTCAGAAAATTTTACATTACCGCTGTCACATGATGAAGTTGTCCACGGGAAGAAATCACTGCTTAATAAAATGCCGGGGAGCTATGAACAAAAGTTTGCAGGACTCCGCATTTTGCTTGGATATCAGATCACCCAGCCTGGCAAGAAGCTGCTGTTTATGGGGGGAGAGTTCGGCCAATTCATTGAATGGAAGGATCAGGAGCAGCTGGATTGGCTGCTGCTTGATTACGAAAGCCACCGGAAGCAGTTGGCTTATACGGCAGCGTTAAACCGCATGTATGTGGAGGAGAAGGCGCTATGGGAGCAGGATCACAGGTGGGAAGGCTTTGAGTGGCTTAGCGCTGATGATCATGAGCAGAGTGTCTTATCGTACATGAGAATGGGCACAAAACCTGTCGATACAGTGATCATCGTCATTAATTTTCAGCCCTGGGCATATGACCAATATCGGATCGGCTTACCGAGAGCGGGAGAGTACGTGGAAATATTGAATTCCGATCATACCGATTATGGCGGCTCCGGACTGGTTAACAACGAAGACTTAAAAGCAGAGAAGAAGGCCTGGCATGGTCAAACCCACAGCCTGGAGATCAAGCTGCCTCCACTAGGCATGGTGGTGTTAAAGAAAAAGCCGCGTTCCAGAAAGTTGCAGGCACAAGAGGACGTTTCACTGAAGGCATCAGTAGTAAAAGAGAAGACGGCACGGAAAACCAAACGAATCCAAAGGGGGAAGCAGGATTGAAATTGTTATTTGCAGCTTCAGAATGTGGACCATACATCAAGACAGGCGGATTGGCGGATGTGATCGCTGCTTTGCCGAAAGCCCTTCGCGGCATGGGCGAGGATATTCGGGTGGTTCTGCCCAAATATCGCGGCATTCCTGACGACTACCGGGAGCGCATGGCGCATGTCGGGGAAACCCGGGTACGGGTAGGCTGGCGCGAGCAGTATTGCGGCATCGAGTCCCTGGTTGAGGACGGAGTCACGATTTATTTTGTAGACAATGAATATTATTTTGGCCGCGAAGGTATTTACGGCTACATGGACGATGGCGAACGCTTTTCGTTCTTCAATCGCGCCGTTCTCGAGATCTTGCCGGTAATCGGTTTTCAGCCGGACGTGCTTCACTGCCATGATTGGCATACGGCGATGATTCCGCTGCTCCTTGAAGATGTCTACCGACATGATCCTTACTATGCGGGAATTCGAACCGTATTTACAATCCACAATTTGTTGTATCAAGGCGTATATCCGTACGAGGTGCTGGTCGATCTGCTCGGAATCCACAGCCGTCATTTTACAGCGGAGGGCGTAGAATATTACGGAAACGTGAATTTCATGAAAGCGGGAATCGTGTATGCAGATCATGTAACGACGGTTAGCCCGACTTATGCTTCGGAGATCCAGACCGGTTATTACGGATATGGACTCGACGGGCTTTTGTCAGCCCAAGGTTCGAGATTGAGCGGCATTGTGAATGGTATAGATACTAAGAGCTACAACCCGGCGACCGATCCGCACATCGCGATGAAGTACCGGAGCGGTCTGAGTAAGAAAACGCAGAACAAAATTGCCTTGCAAGAAGAGTTGAACCTTCCGGTAGCACCGCATATTCCGTTGATGTCGATGGTGACGCGGCTGGTCGATTCGAAGGGGCTCGATCTGCTCATCCGGATTCTGGATGAGCTGCTCTACTATGATGAGATTCAATTTGTCGTTCTGGGAACGGGTGATCCGTCTTATGAACATTGGTTCAAGGAAGCGGCGAATCGGTATCCCAATAAAATGTCGGCCCAGATTCGGTTCAATGAACCGTTATCGCGGCGCTTCTACGCTGGAAGCGATCTGTTCCTGATGCCTTCCAAATTTGAACCGTGCGGTATCAGCCAACTCATCGCCATGCGTTACGGCAGTGTGCCGATTGTCCGCGAAACAGGTGGACTGAATGATACGGTTCATGCATATAACGAGTATACGGGAGAAGGGAATGGATTCTCTTTCAAGGATTACAATGCCCATGATATGATGAACACGATCCGGCGCGCGACCTCGCTTTACCGCATGCCTGAGCACTGGCGTAAAGTGACTAAGAACGCATTGGGCGGGGATTATAGCTGGAACGTTTCGGCCAAGGAATATCAGGAGATATACCATCAAATCACCCAATCTCAGGCTTGAACCATAACAAGACACAGGGGTGCAAGGATAGCCAAATTATGCGCTGTCCTTGCACCCCTGTGCTCGTTAAAGTTTGGTATAGATGTATGGAGCCAGTTGGTCTGATGCTTCATATTCCTTAATATGGAAATTTGTATCACATAAGATGAGTTTACTAATGTTTCAATCGCCGGCATAAAATTCGATATGCATAAGGCTCTAAATCGATATGCATTGTCCCGTTTACCGGTTTTACGGGCTCTTTTGTCTCGGCATCAATCCAATCGGTCGTGACGATAGGATGCGATATGGTGCGTGCCGAGTTGCTGTTGTTCATCCAGACGATAAAATGCATGGTTTCGTCCGCACGCTCGTACACAATGCAAGGATCATGGAGATTCGCTTGGAGGAAGCGAAAGCGTCCCTGTCTCAGCGCCTTATGCTTTTTCCGAAGCGCGATCATCCCTTGATAAAACGTATACAGCTCTTGGTTTCGTTTCTTTGGATCCCATTCCATGCATTTGCGGCAATCGGGATCTCCGTCACCGGTCAATCCGATTTCGTCGCCATAAAAGATGCACGGCGTACCCATGAATGTAAACAGAAATACAACCGTGAGTTTCATGCGCCGGATATCTTCTCCCACACGGGTAAGCAGCCTCGGCGTATCGTGGCTGCACAGCAGATTAAAGACCACTTCGTTGGTCTGCTGCGGATATCGCATCAAGATCGAGCCGATACGGTTGGCGAACGTGAGCCCGTCCATGTTGCCGTTGAAGAACTCCAGCACCTTATCGGCAAAAGGATAATTCATTACGGAATCAAACTGGTCACCTTGCAGCCAGATTAAGGAGTCCGACCAGACCTCGCCCACGATATAAGCCTCAGGGTTGGCCTTCTTGACGACCTGTCTGAAATCCCGCCAGAAGTGATGATCAATTTCATTGGCAACGTCCAGGCGCCAGCCGTCGAGATTGATCTCCTTGATCCAGTATTCGGCTACACCCAGCAAATACGCCTTCACTTCGGGATTGGCGGTATTGAATTTCGGCATATTTCCGAAAAAACCGAAGGTATCGTAGCTGGGAATGCCATCCTTGACCTCGCAGGGAAACTGGTTCACATGAAACCATTTCGCATACTTGGATTTCTCGCCGTGCTTCAGCACGTCCTGAAAGGGCGGGAACTCCTCGCTGCAGTGATTGAATACCGCATCGAGAACCACTCGGATGCCTTTTGCGTGACAAGTATCTACTACTTTTTTCAACAACTCATTATCGCCAAAGTGCGGATCCACCTGTTTATAATCAACCGTGTCATATTTATGATTGGAGGGGGAGAGGAAGAGAGGAGTAAAATAAATGGCGTTGATACCCAGGTCAACGAGATCATCGAGATGATCCAGTACGCCCTGCAGGTCACCGCCGAAGAAATTATCCACCTCCGGCTTGCCGCCCCAGGTCTCGGTTTTTTCTGGATTGGTGGCTGCGTTTCCGTTAGCAAAGCGCTCCGTCATAATTTGATAAAACACAGCTTCCTTGGCCCATTCCGGTACTTTGAATACATCGACTTCATGTATGTACGGAAATTCAAAGTAACCTGCAGGCGGATAAGGATAGTCCCATCCGATTCCGCTGTCCACCATATAAACCGTTTCATCTCCGGCATGAATTCGAAAGCCGTAGGACAGTCTTTTGTATTTCGGCCTAACTCCGCATTCCCAGTAGTCAAACATGTCATCCGAGGCGGCCTTTTCCATGGTGATCTCGAAGTACGTACGGTCCCAATCGTATTTGTCGCCGGTCATGGCAACAACAGAATCAATGTCGTTTTTCTTGGTTCGAATCCGAAGATGAATGGTTTTCGTATCATATGCATAAGCCCATTTATCTCTTGGAACATGATACAGTGCTTCTAACAGCATGGTTACACCTCCTATATGAGTAAAGCTATAGCTAATTAATAACCAACTGCTGGCTTGCATGAATCATGGAGTGAAAGAGACCGCCCGGCTAGCCTTCCTATTTATCAACTACTGCATGTTATGCGCAATTATAAGATGGGAAGGGGACGGAGAGATTATGCATCGTCGAAAGATTGCTTACCATAGATCCTCGTATCACTTTATGGATGATGCTAAAGTCCTGTATTTACATTTATATGTAGGAAAAATTGAACGGCCCGTAATGGTTAACATAGCGAAGTGATTTCCACAATATGGGCTCTCAATCGATTCACCCCTCTAATTTATTTGTTTAAATGATTAAAAGAATCATGAGTAACATAATCCTAAGGGTATGATGAATTGACCGTTGTATTAAAATAGTGGAGTAGACGCCATATGTAGGGTTTAATATAAGGGTGCTGTTCATGAGAACCCATGAATTTTCATTGCATATTCATGCATCCTGTTTTATAATGACTCAGTTGCATTTTTTCTGTGGTTTAATTTATTTGTAACAGTTAGGGGAGAAACGAGACATATGAAACGTAAATTTACAGCGTGGATGACCCTGTTCATGGTGGTCGTGCTGTCTTTTGGCAGTATCGTTCATGCGGAGGGTGAGAAGAAAACGGTGATTCTCGGCACGAGTGCCGATTATGCACCTTATGAGTTCCATAAAACGATAGATGGCGTGGATACCATCGTCGGATTTGAT
Above is a window of Paenibacillus sp. FSL K6-1330 DNA encoding:
- a CDS encoding alpha-glycosidase, yielding MLLEALYHVPRDKWAYAYDTKTIHLRIRTKKNDIDSVVAMTGDKYDWDRTYFEITMEKAASDDMFDYWECGVRPKYKRLSYGFRIHAGDETVYMVDSGIGWDYPYPPAGYFEFPYIHEVDVFKVPEWAKEAVFYQIMTERFANGNAATNPEKTETWGGKPEVDNFFGGDLQGVLDHLDDLVDLGINAIYFTPLFLSPSNHKYDTVDYKQVDPHFGDNELLKKVVDTCHAKGIRVVLDAVFNHCSEEFPPFQDVLKHGEKSKYAKWFHVNQFPCEVKDGIPSYDTFGFFGNMPKFNTANPEVKAYLLGVAEYWIKEINLDGWRLDVANEIDHHFWRDFRQVVKKANPEAYIVGEVWSDSLIWLQGDQFDSVMNYPFADKVLEFFNGNMDGLTFANRIGSILMRYPQQTNEVVFNLLCSHDTPRLLTRVGEDIRRMKLTVVFLFTFMGTPCIFYGDEIGLTGDGDPDCRKCMEWDPKKRNQELYTFYQGMIALRKKHKALRQGRFRFLQANLHDPCIVYERADETMHFIVWMNNSNSARTISHPIVTTDWIDAETKEPVKPVNGTMHIDLEPYAYRILCRRLKH
- a CDS encoding ATP-binding protein produces the protein MIIKKGIRRQIVLHYFLVVFIALLLIEVIFLIALRSYYYDTVYNHILNHINTANAFYQPFRLTSTENANQLSEMVRHFELYTTELQILNPGGQVLSTSTGFEIEQTIKTSDVTQALAGNTGRWIGKQQGTGQIVMAVSQTVSNGFEKTYILRYVTSLEFINDKLMKITLFAVSIGGAVLALVLAFSIGLANSIVKPLNNITTVSAQMAKGRFNVRIKGDYKYELGELSSTLNYMAQEIVRSNQVKDDFVSSISHELRTPLTSIKGWSETLDSGGYDPEETKIGMQIISKETDRLIGLVEELLDFSKLQQNEMKLVKGIVNLRELLQEIMLNLWTKAEKKGVQIKLETDEKPIIYGDANRLKQVFLNIVDNAIKFSHENGVINLSFAMEDKFVIVTVEDHGIGISDEHLRRVKDRFFQVNPLNGGTGLGLAITQQLIELHGGTMEMESELGHGTSVIVKLPLPEGKIPMAGGLENGEDDVAGPAV
- a CDS encoding response regulator transcription factor, with translation MSKVLILEDEESIRSFIVINLKRNGFDVLETGDGNEALRLLQTTPDIDIALLDVMVPGIDGFEVCRRIRETNERIGIIFLTAKVQEQDKVYALSVGADDHVSKPFSPTELIARLQSLLRRVNVQRAGTAKVSFQSGPFTLDLISKQFKKNGQPVELTPTEFSLVQFFLEKENTPLSRDVLLDHVWGKEYMGDPKIVDVNIRRLRQKIEGNPSEPEYLQTVWGHGYKWKGQGQ
- the glgB gene encoding 1,4-alpha-glucan branching protein GlgB; the protein is MTPEQLYLFHEGTWFHSYQSMGAHRVTEDGVEGVRFTVWAPNARQVGLAGDWNGWDGSQDTLYRIPDSGIWSRFFPGMKTGTFYKYHITGPYGETFLKADPYAFHAEVRPATASVVTDLSGYHWNDATWRRKNRSPYTKPMNIYEMHVGTWRQKEDGSFYTYRELADQLIPYLLEMSYTHVEFMPLAEHPYDLSWGYQGTGFFALTSRYGSPHDFMYLVDQLHQAGIGVLLDWVPAHFAKDAHGLRLFDGAPLYEYADSQKAEKPGWGTLSFDYAKPEVISFLISNALFWMDMYHIDGLRVDAVTSMIRLDFEKREGQYKPNEHGGLENLEAISFLQELNKAVFRYYPNALMMAEESSAWAGVTAPVHEGGLGFNYKWNMGWMNDTLSYVEQEFDQRPTHHNLLTFPICYAYSENFTLPLSHDEVVHGKKSLLNKMPGSYEQKFAGLRILLGYQITQPGKKLLFMGGEFGQFIEWKDQEQLDWLLLDYESHRKQLAYTAALNRMYVEEKALWEQDHRWEGFEWLSADDHEQSVLSYMRMGTKPVDTVIIVINFQPWAYDQYRIGLPRAGEYVEILNSDHTDYGGSGLVNNEDLKAEKKAWHGQTHSLEIKLPPLGMVVLKKKPRSRKLQAQEDVSLKASVVKEKTARKTKRIQRGKQD
- a CDS encoding GNAT family N-acetyltransferase — encoded protein: MGHTAATFSTEQGLFELKVAEAEQAGVMLSLLKEAAEVMEQQGRKQWSPSIFSFDLMEQYLAEREVFILWHKDVAVGMFTLQYGDPAYWGERDDPAYGYLHRLTVRASYRGLELGTKMISFAESYLLSMGKQGFRLDCVTHLPTLNQFYQREGFQFVAEQDMGGRVVNLYEKRFIS
- the glgA gene encoding glycogen synthase GlgA, translating into MKLLFAASECGPYIKTGGLADVIAALPKALRGMGEDIRVVLPKYRGIPDDYRERMAHVGETRVRVGWREQYCGIESLVEDGVTIYFVDNEYYFGREGIYGYMDDGERFSFFNRAVLEILPVIGFQPDVLHCHDWHTAMIPLLLEDVYRHDPYYAGIRTVFTIHNLLYQGVYPYEVLVDLLGIHSRHFTAEGVEYYGNVNFMKAGIVYADHVTTVSPTYASEIQTGYYGYGLDGLLSAQGSRLSGIVNGIDTKSYNPATDPHIAMKYRSGLSKKTQNKIALQEELNLPVAPHIPLMSMVTRLVDSKGLDLLIRILDELLYYDEIQFVVLGTGDPSYEHWFKEAANRYPNKMSAQIRFNEPLSRRFYAGSDLFLMPSKFEPCGISQLIAMRYGSVPIVRETGGLNDTVHAYNEYTGEGNGFSFKDYNAHDMMNTIRRATSLYRMPEHWRKVTKNALGGDYSWNVSAKEYQEIYHQITQSQA
- a CDS encoding glucose-1-phosphate adenylyltransferase, with translation MKRKDCIAMLLAGGEGKRLAPLTSKLAKPAVPFGGHYRIIDFPLSNCVNSGIDTVGVLTQYEAESLHEHIGEGEPWGLTHTGREGIALLPSNSTHQDGYLGTADAIYKNIPYIDDQNPEHVLILSGDHIYQMDYREMLEAHIQQEAPATISVMEVPWEDASRFGVMSVDDNLNIIEFAEKPAEPQSNLASMGIYLFRWDYLKRHLIEDAADPNSSHDFGKDVIPKMLSGEESLLAYRFQGYWRDVGTVESLWEAHMDVLSQNELVLERSDWPMYTRAWKTKLSAARNRNTEHTDCLIHDQCTFEGKAKSSVIFCGAEIGKYSIVKDSVVMPNVKIGKGAHIEHAIIGEGAIIKDGAIVKGTPGNVVVVGPYETVLPKPTIRTQPSRLLQDVYEKGRLRANVSSS